The following are encoded together in the Lathyrus oleraceus cultivar Zhongwan6 chromosome 3, CAAS_Psat_ZW6_1.0, whole genome shotgun sequence genome:
- the LOC127132135 gene encoding protein ENHANCED DISEASE RESISTANCE 4, with protein MADSSTLRLVRCPKCENLLPELADYSVYQCGGCGAVLRAKHKGYVSGSLSDEGKVGEGSGKLEKGLVDSSGNSNVVDVKSSNAPFKFDNRRDNKDEGIRNPSKSEDADEKGVLENGVDDVVRDNGDEVSKAMERKQAEPKSQIGNENGFKLDGRNSSLRNGERTEMEGFPRKLRGEMERVRFASSSYPDEGPSNGYSGFSNSYKESWRDHKEKDGANRVQHLEQDRAELLRKLDELKHQLSKSSEGVNNQKEKVPLDERMIPPDPHRHFAGSDPWFPDGSSGLNRTSRQFFGPDKHMAGPPRSDYHHDPFPYIGGHETAMPNFHPSMHNPNQYGDPFASQMLRRGPHQFSQQPLHPYFPGRYVDPNPDSYELYAHNSNNAMLHPPSCSCFHCYDNKQRGSVPGPPASFVNSRFPDAPNDRMLYHHHEIPGAFGSHAHNSRASIPTARFGENQLHTRWPSDFNSELGGFVRNRPRKVTLASSSRRCRPVAGGSPFITCHNCFELLQLPKKALVIVRNHQQKVRCGVCSSEISISVINKKLVISPHSETKGAHSRIDDRYNEVLNNRVSYARGLANRSRANFSSDDYSGYDFLSVDKETLSAVALNSNKSQEMPSFHSSSPSTSEDENSSEAMTASREAVKSILRPTADSLSPPSGSPPQEYIDHSNSNRTVNRFGKGNRSSRSEQDKSKMEKITSRQNSLKETAVATEMDVLDYSNTGVSQDSRDASREHDHPRSNKGGESFFANIIKKSFRDFSRTSQTEGKINVTVNGKPLSDRVVKKAEKLAGPIQPGNYWYDIRAGFWGIIGGPCLGIIPPFIEEFNHPLPEKCSGGNTGVFVNGRELHQKDLDLLSGRGLPPDGDRSYIIEISGRVLDEDTGEELDCLGKLAPTVEKVKHGFGMKAPRAAQ; from the exons ATGGCTGATTCCTCTACCTTGCGTTTGGTTCGTTGCCCCAAATGTGAAAATCTACTTCCGGAACTAGCTGATTATTCTGTTTATCAATGTGGTGGTTGTGGTGCTGTTCTTCGAG CGAAACATAAAGGTTATGTGAGTGGTAGCTTGTCTGATGAGGGAAAAGTTGGAGAAGGTTCTGGAAAATTAGAGAAAGGATTAGTTGATTCTAGTGGTAATTCTAATGTTGTTGATGTTAAATCTAGTAATGCTCCGTTTAAGTTTGATAATCGACGGGATAATAAGGACGAGGGGATTCGAAATCCGAGTAAATCGGAGGATGCTGATGAGAAAGGGGTTTTGGAGAATGGTGTTGATGATGTTGTAAGAGACAATGGTGATGAAGTGAGTAAAGCAATGGAAAGAAAACAGGCGGAACCGAAGTCTCAAATTGGTAATGAAAACGGGTTTAAGCTTGATGGAAGAAATTCTAGTTTGCGAAATGGAGAGAGAACTGAGATGGAGGGGTTTCCGAGAAAGCTACGGGGTGAAATGGAACGAGTGAGATTTGCTAGTTCTAGTTATCCCGATGAAGGACCTTCAAATGGATATTCAGGTTTTTCTAATAGTTATAAAGAATCATGGAGGGATCATAAAGAAAAAGATGGTGCAAATAGGGTTCAGCACCTTGAGCAAGATCGAGCCGAGCTTCTAAGGAAGCTCGACGAGTTAAAACACCAGCTTAGCAAGTCTTCTGAAGGGGTCAACAACCAGAAGGAAAAGGTTCCTCTTGATGAAAGGATGATTCCTCCGGATCCTCATCGTCACTTTGCTGGCTCGGATCCTTGGTTTCCGGATGGATCGTCGGGATTAAACCGGACTTCGAGGCAATTTTTTGGACCTGATAAACATATGGCAGGTCCTCCTCGTAGTGATTATCATCATGATCCGTTTCCTTATATTGGCGGTCATGAAACGGCTATGCCTAATTTCCATCCTTCGATGCATAATCCAAATCAATACGGGGATCCTTTTGCGTCTCAAATGCTGAGGAGAGGTCCACATCAATTCTCGCAGCAACCATTGCATCCCTACTTTCCTGGACGGTATGTTGATCCTAATCCAGATTCGTACGAACTGTATGCGCATAATAGTAATAACGCAATGCTTCACCCACCTTCTTGTTCTTGTTTCCATTGCTATGACAACAAACAAAGAGGTTCAGTGCCGGGTCCACCTGCTTCGTTTGTTAACAGCAGGTTTCCTGATGCCCCAAATGATCGTATGTTATATCATCATCATGAGATCCCTGGGGCATTTGGATCACATGCTCATAATTCCAGAGCTTCAATTCCCACAGCACGTTTTGGTGAAAATCAATTACATACAAGATGGCCTAGTGACTTCAACTCTGAGTTGGGTGGTTTTGTTCGAAACCGTCCTCGCAAGGTAACGCTAGCTAGTAGTAGCAGGCGTTGCCGTCCTGTAGCCGGTGGTTCACCTTTCATCACGTGCCATAACTGCTTCGAGTTACTGCAACTGCCTAAAAAAGCACTTGTTATTGTGAGAAATCATCAGCAGAAAGTGCGATGTGGAGTTTGTTCTTCAGAAATCAGCATTTCTGTCATCAATAAAAAGCTGGTTATATCTCCTCATTCAGAAACGAAGGGAGCTCACTCAAGGATTGATGATAGGTATAACGAGGTTCTGAATAACCGTGTGTCATATGCTCGTGGTCTTGCAAACAGGAGCCGTGCCAACTTCTCATCGGATGATTATTCTGGTTATGATTTTCTCTCGGTAGATAAAGAAACCCTTTCAGCAGTTGCTTTAAACTCTAACAAGTCACAGGAAATGCCGAGTTTTCATTCCTCATCTCCTAGTACATCCGAAGATGAAAATAGTTCAGAAGCTATGACTGCTTCAAGGGAGGCTGTGAAGTCTATTCTCCGGCCTACGGCAGACTCGCTATCTCCTCCTTCCGGGTCACCTCCGCAAGAGTATATTGATCACTCTAATAGTAACCGCACTGTAAATCGGTTTGGAAAAGGAAACCGAAGTAGTCGGTCAGAGCAAGATAAGTCAAAGATGGAAAAGATTACGTCGCGTCAAAACTCTTTGAAAGAAACAGCAGTTGCAACTGAAATGGATGTTCTTGATTATTCCAACACAGGAGTCTCCCAGGATTCTAGAGATGCTAGCCGAGAGCACGATCATCCTAGATCTAACAAAGGGGGTGAATCATTCTTTGCAAACATAATCAAGAAAAGCTTCCGGGATTTCTCCCGAACTAGTCAAACAGAAGGAAAAATTAATGTTACCGTGAACGGAAAGCCCTTGTCTGATCGTGTGGTTAAGAAGGCCGAAAAGCTTGCAGGTCCAATCCAGCCTGGAAATTATTG GTATGATATTCGAGCTGGATTTTGGGGCATCATCGGCGGGCCTTGTCTTGGAATAATTCCG CCATTTATAGAAGAGTTCAATCATCCCTTGCCAGAAAAATGCTCTGGCGGGAATACCGGTGTTTTTGTAAATGGTAGAGAACTTCATCAAAAAGATTTGGACTTGCTTTCTGGAAGAGGACTTCCACCTGATGGAGATAGATCGTATATCATCGAAATTTCTGGAAGAGTCCTCGACGAAGACACGGGAGAAGAGCTGGACTGCCTTGGCAAACTCGCACCAAC AGTGGAGAAAGTGAAACATGGATTCGGTATGAAAGCACCTCGAGCAGCTCAATAA